In one Deltaproteobacteria bacterium genomic region, the following are encoded:
- a CDS encoding carboxylate--amine ligase, with amino-acid sequence MQLTGLQWGGKLLRRVEFQSADILGPEASVDEIKDLIKRKGMVFIKPLFKGGVGKKGKLGLIGKASDITAALQEKERLYFAKHPSGTAKADGVTFEGAVPAKHEVYFSISESTKFRAPTMTITHHGGVDIEELPKAQIQEVPFDPLTGLKSFHIANALEELGAPSEIISPLVQNLPKLWTLYNNYGLNVLELNPIRMSPDAAGRLVPVACDFKCSFDIDDPAWKRLDLPPHLFASDYSEFEQEINQLRTYQGQSDVFVINPNGTITAPTFGGGANALVTELLGERATISSDFGGNPPYDKMLNISKIVFKYWLKQSNVLFIIGGKANNTDIYETFRAMADALRWYFQTHGPVPLFVVVGRGGPNLIRGMSYMKDTVESLGLPYRFFGFDSAMSEVVNYALKVDTWMEKEGKKLIKEKMGIS; translated from the coding sequence GCGGTAAGTTATTAAGAAGGGTTGAATTCCAGTCAGCAGATATCCTCGGTCCTGAGGCAAGTGTGGATGAAATCAAAGACCTCATTAAGAGAAAGGGCATGGTCTTTATAAAGCCCTTGTTTAAGGGCGGTGTGGGCAAAAAAGGCAAATTAGGACTCATCGGCAAGGCTTCTGACATAACAGCAGCCCTTCAGGAAAAGGAAAGGCTATATTTTGCAAAACATCCATCAGGCACTGCAAAGGCTGACGGTGTTACATTTGAAGGGGCTGTGCCTGCCAAACATGAGGTGTATTTTTCAATATCAGAGTCTACAAAATTCCGTGCACCGACAATGACAATCACCCATCACGGCGGCGTTGACATAGAGGAACTCCCAAAGGCTCAAATCCAGGAAGTCCCCTTTGACCCGCTTACAGGGCTAAAGTCATTCCATATAGCAAACGCACTTGAGGAACTGGGCGCGCCGAGTGAAATCATAAGCCCGCTTGTTCAGAACCTTCCGAAACTCTGGACACTTTATAATAACTATGGGCTGAATGTGCTTGAACTGAATCCCATAAGGATGTCTCCTGATGCTGCAGGAAGGCTCGTGCCTGTTGCATGCGATTTTAAATGCTCCTTTGATATAGATGACCCTGCATGGAAGAGACTTGATTTACCCCCGCACCTCTTTGCCTCTGATTATTCAGAGTTTGAACAGGAAATCAATCAGTTAAGGACATATCAGGGGCAGAGCGATGTATTTGTTATAAATCCAAATGGCACAATTACAGCGCCTACATTCGGCGGCGGCGCCAATGCGCTTGTGACAGAACTCCTTGGAGAAAGGGCAACCATCTCATCCGATTTTGGAGGAAATCCTCCCTATGACAAGATGCTGAATATATCAAAGATAGTCTTCAAATACTGGCTCAAGCAGTCCAATGTGCTTTTTATCATAGGCGGCAAGGCGAACAATACGGATATATACGAGACATTCAGGGCAATGGCAGATGCACTGCGGTGGTATTTCCAGACCCATGGTCCTGTGCCGCTCTTTGTTGTTGTTGGAAGGGGCGGTCCAAACCTTATAAGGGGCATGTCATATATGAAGGATACAGTGGAGTCTTTAGGGCTGCCATACAGATTTTTCGGTTTTGACAGCGCAATGTCAGAGGTTGTCAATTACGCCCTTAAGGTGGATACATGGATGGAAAAGGAAGGGAAAAAACTTATAAAGGAAAAGATGGGGATCTCTTAA